Below is a genomic region from Schistocerca americana isolate TAMUIC-IGC-003095 chromosome 1, iqSchAmer2.1, whole genome shotgun sequence.
GGGAACAGCTATGAAGACAATCATCATACACGCAGATACAGAATGGGCACGGATGTAAAAATTAACTTCCCAGGTTTAATAACGACCTGAAAAGGCTGAGATGGTCACAATAGTGAATACTCTGATAAAATTGTTATATGTACAGTCCATGCGTAACAGAACTCTATGACATTTGTTACAACATTGACATCTCTTACGTAATATGTTTCCACGAAAAAACTTCCTGTTAGTTCAAATATGTGCGTGACAAGGGAAAGATACAAAAATGTTCATATCCGAGATTCAACATAGCTAGCTACCTAAATTCTAAATTTCACTCAATTAGTTAACATACTTCTTTCCACAGGCACATACACTATTTTACAATCACCATCATAATACTTCTAGCACATAAATATTGTAATCATTGATTGCTCACCAAAAGCTTCCTTTGATGCAGGAATCCGATCTCTGTCTGACGAATctactatgtatatcacagcatgGGATTCTGCATAATACTGTAAAGAAAATGTCGTTCAATCATCTTTCAATAAAATGTATACAATGTTCGAAATGAGAGCATATACGTCCATGCGCTGAAAATTTCAACATAGCTGAACATTACCTTGTCCCACAGAGACTGGAGTTCCTCCTGACCGCCCAAATCCCAAAAATTAAGTCTGATTCCAGCAATGTCTATTTTTCCAATGTTTAAACCTACTGTGGTGGTTATTTTGTTGGGACTTATTCCCTTATATTTTTTCGTGAACTTTGTCTTGGCAGCTTCGAGGTATGTCTATGCGAGAGGGGCGAAAGAATGTTTCCATAACTTTGTTTCCCAACAACGTGACATAGAAACAGACTCATAGAATTAATGACATGGCAAACTCAAGCAGCTGTTATATTTATTTGCATCTACGTCATTACAGGAAGACAAATACACTgttgttgtgtatttatttaaatgtGCATACTTACGGATTTACCCGCATTATCAAGTCCGAGAATAAGAATACAGTATTCATCTTTTTGTACTAGATATTTGTAAAG
It encodes:
- the LOC124623869 gene encoding ADP-ribosylation factor-related protein 1, whose product is MYTLFYGLYKYLVQKDEYCILILGLDNAGKSTYLEAAKTKFTKKYKGISPNKITTTVGLNIGKIDIAGIRLNFWDLGGQEELQSLWDKYYAESHAVIYIVDSSDRDRIPASKEAFDKMISSESLIGVPLLVLANKQDIPDCMGVREVKPIFNKSAHLIGRRDCMVMPVSALTGDGINEGIRWLVDCIKRNSDIRPPRNQDDT